A stretch of the Sylvia atricapilla isolate bSylAtr1 chromosome 30, bSylAtr1.pri, whole genome shotgun sequence genome encodes the following:
- the LOC136373000 gene encoding serum amyloid P-component-like, with the protein MGHLQLWLPVLAGLAGILAQEDLYRKVFVFRKDPSDAYVVLRARLEQPLHNFTVCLRSYTDLSRPHSLFSYATKAQDNEILLFKPKPEEYRFYVGGKFVTFRVPEGRRDWEHVCASWESATGIAEFWLNGKPWPRKGLQRGYTVGATAAILLGQEQDSFGGGFDLYNSFSGELTDVYLWDTGLSPDKMRAAFLSLRLPPALLSWKSLSYEVKGDVVVKPRLREALGT; encoded by the exons ATGGgccacctgcagctctggctgcccgTCCTGGCCGGGCTCGCGGGGATCCTGGCCCAGGAAG ACTTGTACCGAAAGGTGTTCGTGTTCCGCAAGGATCCCAGCGACGCCTATGTGGTGCTGAGGGCGCGGCTGGAGCAGCCCCTACACAACTTCACCGTGTGCCTGCGCTCCTACACCGACCTCAGCCGGCCCCACAGCCTCTTCTCCTACGCCACCAAAGCCCAGGACAACGAGATCTTGCTTTTCAAGCCCAAACCCGAGGAGTACCGGTTCTACGTGGGCGGCAAGTTCGTCACCTTCCGAGTCCCCGAGGGCCGCAGGGACTGGGAGCACGTCTGCGCCAGCTGGGAATCCGCCACCGGCATCGCCGAGTTCTGGCTCAACGGGAAGCCCTGGCCGAggaaggggctgcagaggggctaCACGGTGGGGGCCACGGCCGCCatcctgctggggcaggagcaggacagctTCGGCGGCGGCTTCGACCTCTACAACTCCTTCTCGGGGGAGCTGACCGACGTCTACCTGTGGGACACGGGGCTGTCCCCGGACAAGATGCGCGCAGCTTTCCTGTCCCTGCGCCTGCCGCCCGCCTTGCTGTCCTGGAAGAGTCTCAGCTACGAGGTGAAGGGAGACGTGGTGGTGAAACCCCGGCTCCGGGAGGCGCTGGGAACCTGA